From Chromohalobacter canadensis, one genomic window encodes:
- a CDS encoding FMN-binding glutamate synthase family protein — protein MKHSLLSRYGFFTVCCVITLVTTLMAIQWHGVWLVPLVSGALVLLGIADLSQRGYAVRRNYPVIGNLRYVFQALRPELRQYLFEADTEQLPFSHVQRSLVYQRARQHNDAKPFGTLRDVYANAYEYIGHSMETAPVAEPDDFRLTVGNDQCAQPYEISLFNISAMSFGALSANAIRALNKGARLGRFAHDTGEGGISPYHREHGGDLIWELGSGYFGCRTLAGEFDPKRFAEQASDAQVKMIEVKLSQGAKPGHGGLLPADKITPEIAQTREVPQGEDCLSPASHPAFSTPLEMLDFIAQLRELSGGKPVGFKLCLGQPWQFMAIVKAMLETEIVPDFIVVDGSEGGTGAAPVEFSDHLGAPLREGLLFVHNTLVGVGLREQIRLGASGKIISAFDIARVMAMGADWVNAARGYMFALGCIQSQSCHTNRCPTGVATQDPLRQKALVVGDKAEQVYHFHHNTLHALAEMIAAAGLTRPWQITPDHLVHRVSENEVKLFSHLHPFLEPGELLRDPDQRPFYGRIWRMAQAKSFAPMQLADAPSGATAA, from the coding sequence ATGAAGCATTCTTTGTTATCGCGTTACGGTTTTTTCACGGTGTGCTGCGTGATCACGCTGGTGACGACGCTCATGGCCATACAGTGGCATGGTGTGTGGCTGGTGCCGTTGGTGAGTGGTGCGTTGGTGCTCCTGGGGATTGCCGATCTCTCGCAGCGTGGATATGCGGTACGTCGCAATTACCCTGTCATTGGCAACTTGCGTTATGTCTTTCAGGCGTTACGCCCGGAGTTGCGTCAGTATCTCTTCGAGGCTGATACCGAGCAGCTGCCGTTTTCCCATGTGCAGCGTAGCTTAGTCTACCAGCGAGCGCGCCAGCATAATGATGCCAAGCCCTTCGGGACATTGCGCGATGTCTACGCCAATGCCTATGAGTATATCGGCCATTCGATGGAAACGGCGCCAGTGGCGGAGCCGGACGATTTTCGTCTGACCGTCGGTAACGACCAGTGCGCCCAGCCTTATGAGATTTCGCTATTCAATATCTCGGCGATGAGCTTCGGTGCACTGAGCGCCAATGCGATTCGCGCCCTCAACAAGGGCGCCCGGCTTGGACGCTTCGCGCATGACACCGGGGAAGGGGGCATCAGTCCGTATCATCGCGAACATGGCGGTGATCTGATCTGGGAACTCGGCAGTGGTTATTTCGGCTGTCGTACGCTGGCTGGCGAGTTCGACCCGAAGCGCTTCGCCGAGCAGGCCAGCGATGCGCAAGTCAAAATGATCGAGGTCAAACTCAGCCAGGGCGCCAAGCCCGGTCACGGAGGGCTGCTCCCGGCGGATAAGATTACGCCGGAAATCGCCCAGACGCGGGAGGTCCCTCAAGGAGAGGACTGTCTCTCGCCGGCCAGCCATCCAGCGTTCTCGACGCCGCTCGAGATGCTTGATTTCATCGCGCAATTGCGTGAGCTTTCAGGCGGTAAGCCGGTCGGCTTCAAGCTGTGTCTCGGCCAACCCTGGCAGTTCATGGCCATCGTCAAAGCGATGCTCGAAACCGAGATTGTGCCCGATTTTATCGTCGTCGATGGCAGTGAAGGGGGCACGGGCGCAGCTCCGGTCGAGTTCTCCGATCATCTGGGAGCGCCATTGCGTGAAGGGCTCTTGTTCGTGCACAACACGCTGGTCGGCGTAGGGCTGCGTGAGCAGATTCGTCTCGGAGCGAGCGGCAAGATCATCAGCGCTTTCGATATCGCTCGGGTCATGGCCATGGGCGCCGATTGGGTCAATGCCGCACGCGGGTACATGTTTGCGCTGGGCTGTATACAATCGCAAAGCTGTCATACCAACCGCTGCCCGACGGGAGTGGCTACCCAGGACCCGCTACGCCAGAAGGCATTGGTGGTCGGCGACAAGGCCGAGCAGGTGTATCACTTTCATCACAATACCCTGCATGCCCTGGCAGAAATGATCGCCGCGGCGGGGCTGACGCGCCCGTGGCAGATCACCCCTGACCACCTCGTGCATCGGGTCTCTGAAAACGAAGTG